Below is a window of Anabas testudineus chromosome 10, fAnaTes1.2, whole genome shotgun sequence DNA.
tcatctctttcttcttccttcctcttgTGTCTTTCCCTCCAGAGAAGCGTAACGCAGCATAGTGCAGATCATGTCCAGCTTCAGCCTGTGCAGCAAATATAACTCTTGTTATTTAGTCACGTTGTTGCTGTTGAGAATCATCTTAatagaaacaacaaatgtgatttGGTATCTTCACTTACAGTATCTTTTACTGGTTGGTTTGAGTTGCCATGTGTTGCTAGTGAAGAGGCACTTTCTATTCCTAATGATCAATAACAATATGAATATTTTTAGTGCTTAATCTGACATTTAGTTcgctgcaaatgtttttttttttaagtcgTACTGACATTGACATTGCGTAACAGCAAAGGCAACGTTTAAAAAAACTGGAAGTAGAGCAAAGCAATCAAGAgatttaaatgtacaataaatgtCTGTTGATAAGTTAACAATAAcagactatttttttttattttactgatgtttgtCCGTTTTTACATCTACTATAAATCATTAAAGTCATAAAATGATTGATTAAATAAACAGCACTTACCTTTTATCAGTTTACACACTGATCTTGAAGTTCGGtaacagatgaaaacaatatTTCCGATTACAGAAATGACCAAACAGACTATTAATATCACCAATGCAATAAATGGAGGATTTCTTTTTGGGTCtacaaaataaaggaaaaaaaaaatgctttgagtGCTTTTTGATGGAAAATGACTAATCAGTCCTGCAGTATTGAACATAAAATCCTACCGATTTGCAGGTTTGTCCCAtctccaaataaaatctgtccacatgtggccacagcacagtaataagtcCCAGCATCAGAGGAGCTGACGTTCTTAGAGAAGCGATAAACACAGCTCCTCCCAGAGTCAGATCTCTTCtcacattcattatttccacCAGTGTAGATGATGTCTGGATGAGATTTATCTGATCCAGCTCTGAACAAGTACACACTGTGATCTCCTGGACACATCTTGttgtcagagtgagagaggaCTGAACACTGGAGAGTCACTGAGTCTCCTGGACGGACTGGATCAGAgactgtctgaacaacagtatAGTTTGATGTCCtctcactgtttcctgtttaataaAAACGGTGTTATAGGTCTGGGATTTCCATACACAATTTCGAAGCTTGAACATATACTGTGTAGTTCAGTGAATTaacttttttaagttttgtaaaaaaaaaacttgaaaattcaaaaaaatattatgtttgCACTTACAGAacatatttttaccttttactaataaatattttgctctccatTTAGAATTCAGGCCCTCTCTGTCAGCACAGTGATAAAGCCCCTCGTCTTCTTCAGTGGTCCTTAAAATGGTCAAGTTGCTCGAGTTCTTACTACTATTTACTTTCAGTTTTGAGTCAGAAAACCCTGGTGCAAACTGAGGTCTGGATTCCCACATCATCACAATTATTTTGATATTCTCTCCAGCGCTCTGCTTGTACCAGTAGAGCTCTACACTGCTGCTGATTCCATCACATGTGATAGTCGCAGGTTCTCCAAGTCGAACTGTGACCACTGGAACCAGTgaaactggaaaagaaaattaaaatgcttttaaaataaaacttcaaaTGTGTACAAAGTGGGAAAGTTATAACGCAGAAAGATCCTGTTGGTATATTAATTTTATactgagagaaataaatgaaaataataaaatatcacttACATCCTCGGTGAAGAACAAGCAGTGTAACCCACAACACGAGCATCTTGACATTGTGTCTTAATGGGAGAGTTTTTGGTATTTCAGTCAGTGAAGGCGGTGAGATGAGTGTGATAGGTCAGACGTCAAATGCATCTGATTGGTTGCCACTGAACAGATTTCATAGAATAGAAAAAGTGTACTTCCTGTCACACTGGTGTCATCCTGGTCTTTGTCTACTTCTGTAAACAATGTGTAGATGATCCACTTGTAACTTTTGACTCTTAacctttctttaaatgtttttactagAACTATGAGCACTATGACATGGTTGTTACTCTTAATTgttgcatttactgtaataaaaatctgaaatgtatCTAATCCTCAAACTTACAGGAAAGATTCATTGACTGGTTTTTGCATCTTTCTGTAGAATTCAAACATTATCAACTGTCCATCTGTTTGACGAGCTGTAAATACCTACATGTTCTATACCCATTGTTTGCAGTGTGGCAGTCCGGACAGAATTTCCACTGAGCTTAGCATGAACTAAATACCAAAGTAACAGTAGCACTGCAACTGAGGTATTTGCGTctaactaattaaaatgtttctccGTGATTAGAAAGTTTTGGAGCATTGTCATtgattgtaatttttttaaggACAAATAACTGAAGTGCTGGTCAGACGTGGTGAAGCGACTGCGGAAGGAGGCTTCACCTGCTTTTTTCTTCTACAGTAGTTTGTAGAAgaactgtgtgctgctgtacaAGAGGCCCACAGCCCCCACTGCAGTGTTAAGGATCCACATTTTAAGTAAAATTGTTGTGCTCagcaacacagagcagcaacatAAATGAGATGACAACATGAGTATGACCACTTTGATCGTTGCAGACAGTGAACACACCCCTGTAGAGGAACCTGTGTACTTCTTTCTGCAGGAAGCATGGTATGGCCTTGATCGGGCGTTCATCAACATGGCTTCAAAAGACTgtcagaaacagctgctgttcattttCACTGAGACCTGATatgaaaatcattttaaatgagcttCACCATAAGGGAAAGTGGAGAAACAATCAGCTATATGAACATTTTCTGATGCAGTGTTGGCAACCATGTTAGTTCCAGTGGAAACCAGTGAGGAGCTGTTTATTAGTCCACTTGAAGAAAGACATTATGACACATTATTCCCTGTACACCCCACACACTTTCTTGGAAAGGCACAAATCCTGCAATCAAAGATTGCAAGTACTCAAAGCAGTACTGCTGGACCATTGTGACATGTATTATCTTTCTATGAAAGTAAGATTTTATCCACAGCGAGTATACAACATTTTTGTATACACTTTGTATAACACTTTTTAAACTTCtcagccttttttttaaatggaggttttattttttcaaccaTTCAAATCTGACTCGTAGTTTAAGGTGTTTATATCCAAACACTTAACAATgagtaaaacacagtttgttagCATTTGTTCATAAGCCAAAGCCGGgacaaataacattttgatGTGAAAACCACAAATATCAGCCCCAAAGACGCACATCACATTTTGCcaaatttattatattaatgtgAATTTCACAGAGAAAATAGAAATTCGCAACCTGTTGGTGGCGCTAGGTGGAAGACAATGGCACGATAACATCACCGTGGAGAGCAACGCCCACATATTATGgcagtttgtgtatttgttaaatTTCAGTCTGgaacaacaacactgacatgCTGTCATTTAGAAAAAGATGTATCCTCATTAACTTGAAATAATTTGGGGAATAATTAAGAATGAGCGGTAAAACACATTGAGTGTGCTTTCATGAAAGTTCTGTGACAGCCAATCAGATGCAATTAAATAGTTTGTCCTACCATGAGTGTGTCACCTCCGTCAATAAGAACCTCGCCATGaagtcttaaaaaaaacaacaaccaaaaaacaacaacaacaacaacaacaaaaaacctgtgtcacgatgatgatgatgttaagTACTTTCTCACATAAATATCTACATGCAGTCTAGATGTACAGCATTTTATGGCTGTTTTTTATATCTTGTCTTATTGATTAATGAAGATGAGGGAATGTATCACTGTGCAGTTGTGGACTGGACTAATACGACTTGGACTGGGATGGCCTACATTGAAGCAGGAtagtttgatttgattgattttttccTTTAGTAGACATTCAAACCCTCAGTTTTCTATGTCCAGGATGTGGACATCACTTTCTTCAAAGGTGTGGTCTTTGTCCTTGTGTTTTAACTTCCTGTGAGCTCCACTCAGCAGCATTAACCAGATTATATAAAACATCCAGGCACTATGTTAGTTCCTCTTGTTGGCAACAAGGATTCCTCTGTTGTGACCCAGGTTCCATCCACATACCTAAACTAGGTGCAGTTCATGTGAAGCAGCTTGAGTCTGTGCTCTATAAACTGGGTACACAGGTTATCCTGCTTCCATCCTTTCATACTGTTTCAGGAACAAGCATGTGGTCACATGACAAGTGCAGTTATTCTCCAGCTCTGTTTTCGTGGCTGACTATTTATTTGCAAATGCAAACCTTCCGACGGGTAAACTGTATCTAATTTAGATACAGGTCAGAAAAGTTAAACAcaattcacacatccaccaggtAACAACCCACTGTGATGGGGGTAGGAGGGGTTGTTGGTCATGTGTCTATTACTAAGTGAATTTCTACTCACACCCTCGACTTCCATTGTTCAGCTAACAAgagtgaagtgaaaccaacatGGAGGGTAAATTGTGGTCTTCAACCAACATTCCTCAGACTGATGTTGCTTCTTTAATGACtagtgacatttttacatttatttagacatttttgaCATAACAGGAAAGaggtccagttgccatgactcaacttccagagaaAATGTACCTGATGCACTCACTGATATTGAACGTGTATAAGAATATGCAACCATGTAACTAGACCAGATGCACAAATATGCAacattcattaaacatttaGGTCAGATGAATGAATACTATGAATactaaatgtcatttaaaacacacatcgTTAgaattttaatgaaaacaataaatattttggcctaatgaaaaaaaatgtgtgcagGATAAAGCCTCATTCAGTAAAGCAACATGAATAGTGTGTGCTATGATTAGTATTTATCAAAACGTTTGCttttagaaatattaatatatttatatttatttatttattcacactgTCAGAGGTcagtataataaaacaaaccacaattttcacagacacacatttagcatttaatttGAGAATAGAcactttcttctgtcttcaactctttcttctttcttcctcttgcGTCTTTGCCTCCAGAGAAACGTATTGCAGCATAGTGCAGATCATGTCCAGCTTCAGCCTGAGCAGCAAATAAAACTTAGTCATGTTGTTATTtagtgatatttaaaataacaactgtGATTTGTTATATTCACTTACAGTGTTTTGTAGCGATTGGCTCAAATTGCCACGTCTTGGCTGAGCAGAAGAATTTTCTGACTCTAACAATGAGGGAAAACAGTAGTGTATAGTTATCTTCTTAAGTTTTTACACGGTGTAcagtaaaagtgtaaaaaggGCTAACAtttctgaatatatatatatttttgtaatgtgCTGTATGTCATTTTTTATCTTAATACAAAACATTGAGATTtgattttacactttatttattaaattaatgtttaaaataaaatcatagcTATTACAGATTCAGTAAACAACTCTTACCTTTAAATTGTTCACACACAGGTCTTCGCTTTTGATAAGAGATGAGAACAATATTTCCAATCACAGAAATGGCCAAACAGACTAATGATATCACCAGTGCAATAAATTCAGACTTAGAGTTTTGTTCtagaaaagaacagaacatgcttttaaactaaatatttaaatattttgaatatcaCTTCCAGTAGTGAACATAAAATCCTACCGATTTGCAGGTTACAAACGTAACATATATAAGAGAATATCGATATATTTACCTTCACTTTGCAGGTTTGTTCCAtctccaaataaaatctgtccacatgtggccacagcacagtaataagtcCCAGCATCAGAGGAGCTGATGTTCTTAGAGAAGTGATAAACACAGCTCTTCACAGAGTCAGATCTCTTCtcacattcattatttccacCAGTGTAGATGATTTCTGGATGAGATTGATCTGATCCAGGTCTGAACCAGTACACACTGTGGTCTCCTGGACAAGTCTTgttgtcagagtcagagaggaCTGAACACTGGAGAGTCACTGAGTCTCCTGGACGGACTGGATCAGAgactgtctgaacaacagtatAGTTTGATGTCCtctcactgtttcctgtttaataaaaactgtgttAACAGTCTGAGATTTTCTAAACGTGTACTCAAAGATTAAGTAAATTTCAATTATAAATGTAATTGGTTTTAATTTGTAGTGTTGTAATTTAGTTACTTTTCTTGTCACAGTTCTTATTAGCTGATATTAATTtttacaaacatatatatatataagatttGGAAAGAAGAAATATTCATTACCTTTCACTAACAAATACGTCCCATTCCATTCAGTTTTAATCCACTCTGTGACTCCACAGTGATACATCCCTTCATCTCCTGTGATCGTCCTCAAAATAGTCAGGTTGCTAGAGTTCTTGTCTATTGTTACCTTGAATCTTGATTCAGAAAACTCTGGTCCATTCTTAGTTTTAGACTGCCACAGTGTCACAATCAATTTCAGATTCTCTCCTGCACTCTGTTTGTACCAGTGGAGCTCTTTACTTCCGAGGTCTTTACTAAAACATGTGAATGTCACTGATTCACCAAGTTCAGCTGTGATCACGGGAACAAGCGAATctgaattgaaaacaaaaatcaatttaaaatgaaaatataaaatttaagATGTGCTTATTTTGTATAGAATGAATGGACAGAGTACTTACATCCTTGATGAAGAACAAACAGTGCAACCCACAACATGATCATCTTGACTTTGTCTCTTCTTGAGagtgtttttggtttttcagTGAGTGAAGGAGGTGAGCTGATCGTGATaggtcagacacacaaacacatctgatTGGTTATCACAGTACAGATTCAAAAGTGCACTTCCTGTCACATTGGTCTCAACCTGGTCTTTTTAAGGCAACGTcactttttagttttaagttcAGCTTTTTGTCTTTGATCACACATAATATTGCGATATAAATTGTAAACAGTGGTTGATATGGTCCTTGCTGCTGCTTGTGGagtttactttaataaaaatcGAACTGTGAAATGAT
It encodes the following:
- the LOC113160523 gene encoding uncharacterized protein LOC113160523 produces the protein MLVLWVTLLVLHRGFSLVPVVTVRLGEPATITCDGISSSVELYWYKQSAGENIKIIVMMWESRPQFAPGFSDSKLKVNSSKNSSNLTILRTTEEDEGLYHCADREGLNSKWRAKYLLVKGNSERTSNYTVVQTVSDPVRPGDSVTLQCSVLSHSDNKMCPGDHSVYLFRAGSDKSHPDIIYTGGNNECEKRSDSGRSCVYRFSKNVSSSDAGTYYCAVATCGQILFGDGTNLQIDPKRNPPFIALVILIVCLVISVIGNIVFICYRTSRSVCKLIKGIESASSLATHGNSNQPVKDTAEAGHDLHYAALRFSGGKDTRGRKKKEMKTEESVYSQVKC
- the LOC113160950 gene encoding uncharacterized protein LOC113160950; its protein translation is MIMLWVALFVLHQGYSLVPVITAELGESVTFTCFSKDLGSKELHWYKQSAGENLKLIVTLWQSKTKNGPEFSESRFKVTIDKNSSNLTILRTITGDEGMYHCGVTEWIKTEWNGTYLLVKGNSERTSNYTVVQTVSDPVRPGDSVTLQCSVLSDSDNKTCPGDHSVYWFRPGSDQSHPEIIYTGGNNECEKRSDSVKSCVYHFSKNISSSDAGTYYCAVATCGQILFGDGTNLQSEEQNSKSEFIALVISLVCLAISVIGNIVLISYQKRRPVCEQFKESENSSAQPRRGNLSQSLQNTAEAGHDLHYAAIRFSGGKDARGRKKKELKTEESVYSQIKC